Proteins encoded within one genomic window of Candidatus Binatia bacterium:
- the purH gene encoding bifunctional purine biosynthesis protein PurH: MGRIGRALVSVSDKRDLVGFVRGLVEFGVEILSTGGTAAELRRAGLPVVSVSDYTGFPEILDGRVKTLQPKIHAGILARRDLPAHLSELERLGIPTIDMVVVNLYPFEATVARTDCTLEEALENIDIGGPTLLRAAAKNFPFVTVLVDPEDYGAVLAEMRESGGSVSEGTNRRLAAKVFAHTARYDGAVADYLGAVEGSPFGATLHLAFRKAADLRYGENPHQRAALYGDFFSFCEKLHGKELSFNNILDIHSAMQLMLEFADDSEAVVAILKHNTPCGVGKAPTDVEAYRKAFRTDPDSPFGGILISNRPWSRALAETVDEIFSEVLIAPDFEPPALEILTRKRNRRLVRWNPARVPREERDCRRVFGGLLVQEPDLAMEDPARGRVVTRRSPTEAELRAMCFGLPVVKHVKSNAVVFATEDATLALAGGQTSRVDPVRIAVARARRLGIDLAGSVVASEAFFPFPDAVEEIAAAGATAVVQPGGSTRDEQVIEAADRAGLAMVFTGVRHFKH, encoded by the coding sequence ATGGGACGTATCGGACGGGCGCTCGTGAGCGTGAGCGACAAGCGGGACCTCGTGGGGTTCGTGCGAGGGCTCGTGGAGTTCGGCGTGGAAATCCTTTCCACCGGCGGCACGGCAGCCGAGCTGCGGCGTGCGGGCCTACCCGTGGTCTCGGTCTCGGACTACACGGGCTTTCCGGAGATCCTGGACGGCCGCGTGAAGACCCTTCAGCCGAAAATCCACGCCGGCATTCTCGCCCGGAGGGACCTGCCGGCCCACCTCTCCGAGCTCGAGCGGCTGGGAATCCCGACGATCGACATGGTCGTCGTGAACCTCTATCCGTTCGAGGCGACGGTGGCCCGGACCGACTGCACGCTCGAGGAAGCACTCGAGAACATCGACATCGGGGGTCCGACGCTCCTCCGAGCGGCCGCGAAGAACTTTCCCTTCGTCACGGTGCTGGTCGATCCCGAGGACTACGGTGCGGTCCTGGCCGAGATGCGGGAGAGCGGGGGCTCGGTTTCCGAAGGGACGAACCGACGCCTCGCGGCGAAGGTCTTCGCGCACACGGCGCGTTACGACGGAGCCGTGGCCGACTACCTCGGAGCGGTCGAGGGAAGCCCCTTCGGGGCGACGCTGCACCTGGCTTTCCGCAAGGCGGCCGACCTCCGTTACGGGGAGAACCCTCACCAGCGGGCGGCTCTCTACGGGGACTTTTTCTCGTTTTGCGAGAAACTTCACGGCAAAGAGCTCTCTTTCAACAACATCCTCGACATCCATTCGGCGATGCAGCTCATGCTGGAATTCGCGGACGATTCCGAAGCCGTGGTCGCCATTCTCAAGCACAACACGCCGTGCGGCGTCGGCAAGGCCCCGACCGACGTGGAGGCGTACCGGAAGGCGTTCCGAACCGACCCCGACTCGCCTTTCGGGGGCATCCTGATCAGCAATCGGCCCTGGTCGAGGGCACTGGCCGAAACGGTCGACGAGATCTTCTCCGAAGTTCTCATCGCCCCCGATTTCGAACCTCCCGCGCTCGAGATTCTCACGAGAAAGCGCAACCGTCGCCTGGTCCGGTGGAACCCCGCGCGCGTCCCGCGGGAGGAGAGGGACTGCAGGCGTGTTTTCGGGGGACTTCTGGTGCAGGAGCCCGACCTGGCGATGGAAGACCCCGCCCGGGGGCGCGTGGTGACGCGTCGGAGTCCGACGGAAGCCGAGTTGCGGGCCATGTGCTTCGGATTGCCGGTCGTCAAACACGTGAAGTCGAACGCCGTGGTCTTCGCGACCGAAGATGCCACCCTGGCCCTGGCGGGGGGGCAGACGTCGCGGGTCGACCCGGTCCGGATCGCGGTCGCGCGGGCGCGGCGTCTCGGGATCGACCTTGCGGGTTCGGTCGTGGCGAGCGAGGCCTTTTTCCCGTTCCCCGACGCCGTCGAGGAAATCGCTGCGGCGGGAGCGACGGCAGTGGTCCAGCCCGGGGGGAGCACGAGAGACGAACAGGTGATCGAAGCGGCCGACCGGGCCGGTCTCGCCATGGTTTTCACCGGAGTGCGCCACTTCAAGCACTGA
- a CDS encoding sulfur carrier protein ThiS, whose translation MTVTVNGELREIPEGLSVAELLQELGIRTGRIAVELNREVLPRDLYGTRRLADGDVVEIVHFIGGG comes from the coding sequence ATGACCGTCACGGTGAACGGAGAGCTCCGCGAGATCCCGGAGGGCCTTTCCGTAGCGGAGCTCCTGCAGGAGCTCGGAATTCGCACCGGTCGGATCGCCGTGGAACTCAACCGCGAGGTGCTTCCTCGCGACCTTTACGGCACGCGGCGGCTCGCCGACGGAGACGTCGTCGAGATCGTGCACTTCATCGGCGGGGGATGA
- the thiG gene encoding thiazole synthase translates to MSIVDDTFELGGKRFRSRLIVGTGKYKDFEETRRAIDASGAEIVTVAVRRVNITDPRRENLLDYLDLDRITVLPNTAGCHTAAEAVRTARLAREAGVGNWVKLEVIGDERTLFPDIPETLEAAKVLVREGFLVFPYVNDDPVTAKRLEEIGCAAVMPLAAPIGSGLGIRNPYNIRIILEQARVPVIVDAGVGTASDAAIAMEMGCDAVLMNTAIAGAKDPIRMARAMKLAVEAGRLAYLAGRIPRKLYATASSPLDGLLEP, encoded by the coding sequence ATGAGCATCGTGGACGACACCTTCGAACTCGGCGGGAAACGTTTCCGCTCGCGGCTGATCGTCGGTACGGGGAAGTACAAGGACTTCGAGGAAACTCGCCGGGCCATCGACGCTTCGGGGGCCGAGATCGTGACGGTAGCGGTGCGCCGCGTGAACATCACGGATCCCCGCCGCGAGAACCTCCTCGATTATCTGGACCTCGACCGGATCACCGTGCTTCCGAACACGGCCGGCTGCCACACGGCCGCCGAAGCGGTTCGCACGGCCCGACTGGCCCGGGAGGCCGGGGTGGGCAACTGGGTCAAACTGGAAGTCATCGGAGACGAACGGACACTCTTCCCGGACATACCGGAAACGCTCGAAGCGGCGAAGGTGCTGGTACGCGAGGGCTTCCTCGTCTTCCCCTACGTGAACGACGATCCCGTGACGGCGAAGCGACTCGAGGAGATCGGATGCGCGGCCGTGATGCCGCTGGCTGCCCCCATCGGCTCGGGGCTCGGCATCCGAAACCCCTACAACATCCGGATCATCCTCGAGCAGGCTCGAGTTCCCGTGATCGTCGACGCCGGCGTGGGTACCGCTTCGGACGCGGCCATCGCCATGGAGATGGGGTGCGATGCCGTGCTGATGAACACGGCCATCGCGGGTGCCAAGGACCCCATCCGGATGGCCAGAGCCATGAAACTCGCCGTGGAGGCGGGCCGGCTCGCCTACCTCGCCGGGCGCATCCCGCGCAAGCTCTACGCGACCGCTTCGAGCCCGCTCGACGGCCTCCTCGAGCCGTGA
- the thiE gene encoding putative thiamine-phosphate synthase — MTARRLPFRLCLVTDRKRCGGSEGLLGKVRAALRGGVDAVQLREKDLDGGELFELARRLLEECRARGALLFVNDRIDVALAVGADGIHLPARSFPVPEARRLVGPERWIGISTHSESEVRAAARDGADFAVLGPVYPTPGKGPPLGTEPLRLACRDSGIPVLAIGGILPSRVSEVLAAGARGVAVIGAVLDRDDPERAASELRKALSSSAAPGSDARRRERADP; from the coding sequence GTGACCGCAAGGCGGCTCCCGTTCCGCCTCTGCCTGGTCACCGACCGCAAGCGGTGCGGCGGCAGCGAAGGACTGCTGGGTAAGGTCCGGGCCGCGCTGCGCGGCGGAGTCGACGCCGTGCAGCTCCGGGAGAAAGACCTCGACGGAGGTGAACTCTTCGAGCTCGCGCGGCGGCTCCTCGAGGAGTGCCGCGCTCGTGGCGCTCTGCTTTTCGTGAACGACCGGATCGACGTCGCGCTCGCCGTGGGAGCCGACGGCATCCACCTTCCGGCCCGCTCCTTCCCCGTTCCGGAAGCGCGGCGTCTGGTCGGGCCCGAGCGGTGGATCGGGATTTCGACGCACTCCGAATCGGAGGTTCGGGCCGCCGCCCGAGACGGGGCCGACTTCGCGGTTCTCGGCCCCGTCTACCCGACACCGGGGAAGGGGCCACCTCTCGGGACGGAACCTCTGCGGCTCGCGTGCAGGGACTCCGGCATCCCGGTCCTCGCCATCGGAGGAATCCTCCCGTCCAGGGTCTCCGAGGTTCTCGCGGCGGGGGCACGAGGGGTCGCCGTCATCGGTGCGGTCCTCGACCGGGACGACCCCGAGCGCGCGGCCTCCGAACTCCGGAAGGCGCTTTCGTCCTCGGCCGCCCCCGGGAGCGACGCAAGGCGTCGAGAACGAGCCGATCCGTAG
- a CDS encoding aspartate aminotransferase family protein, with translation MRELLRDDRRYLFHGFVSPARARREGSVVLVRGKGPYVWDARGRRYLDGVSSLWNVAIGHGNARIARAVARQIRKLSYATTLLGFSSEPAVELARELVRLAPRGLSRVVFTSGGSEANETAVRLVRMHWRLRGRNSKTGIVTLERAYHGSTTGAATLTGLRDFHRGFGPMLPGVFRIPNAYCYRCPLGKTYPRCGVACADELDRAVRRMGADRVGAFFAEPVQGVGGVIVPPPEYFPKIREICDRHELLFVADEVITAFGRLGYPFGIQRWGVTPDLLVFAKGVTSGYLPLGGVLLHERVARVFEEAGPDFTLHHGFTYSGHPVVCAGALANLEVLRRKRLFRKARSTEKTLRALLRPLGELPLVGDIRVVGAMAAIELVRDRSRKTPFPEETRVAWRVRERALAHGVIVRGSRDNVILCPPLDLSARLLRTLVSAVDRSIREVGREFGYRL, from the coding sequence TTGCGCGAGCTTCTTCGAGACGACCGCAGGTACCTTTTTCACGGCTTCGTTTCCCCCGCCCGGGCTCGGCGGGAGGGGAGCGTCGTTCTGGTCCGAGGCAAGGGGCCCTACGTGTGGGACGCCCGAGGCCGGCGCTACCTCGACGGCGTCTCTTCCCTCTGGAACGTCGCGATCGGTCACGGAAACGCCCGGATCGCACGCGCGGTGGCGCGTCAGATCCGGAAGCTTTCGTACGCGACGACGCTGCTCGGCTTTTCTTCCGAGCCGGCGGTGGAACTCGCGCGGGAGCTCGTCCGTCTCGCCCCCCGCGGACTTTCCCGCGTCGTTTTCACCTCCGGGGGTTCGGAGGCCAACGAAACCGCCGTGCGGCTCGTGCGGATGCACTGGAGACTCAGGGGACGGAACTCGAAAACGGGAATCGTCACACTCGAGCGCGCCTACCACGGGTCGACGACCGGCGCCGCGACGCTCACCGGCCTCCGGGATTTTCACCGGGGGTTCGGACCGATGCTCCCCGGGGTTTTCCGCATCCCGAACGCTTACTGTTACCGTTGCCCCCTCGGAAAAACCTATCCCCGGTGCGGGGTAGCCTGCGCGGACGAACTCGACCGAGCCGTCCGCAGAATGGGAGCCGACCGCGTCGGAGCTTTTTTTGCCGAGCCCGTCCAGGGCGTGGGCGGCGTCATCGTACCCCCTCCGGAGTACTTCCCGAAAATCCGCGAGATCTGCGACCGCCACGAGCTCCTCTTCGTGGCGGACGAGGTGATCACGGCGTTCGGCAGGCTGGGCTATCCCTTCGGGATCCAACGCTGGGGGGTCACGCCCGATCTCCTGGTGTTCGCCAAGGGGGTGACGAGCGGCTATCTTCCGTTGGGCGGCGTTCTCCTCCACGAACGCGTCGCCCGAGTCTTCGAGGAAGCGGGACCCGACTTCACCCTCCACCACGGCTTCACCTACTCGGGCCACCCCGTCGTCTGCGCGGGAGCCCTGGCCAACCTGGAAGTTCTCCGAAGAAAACGCCTCTTTCGCAAAGCCCGAAGCACGGAAAAGACGCTGCGGGCACTGCTCCGCCCGCTCGGGGAGCTGCCCCTCGTGGGAGACATCCGGGTCGTGGGAGCCATGGCCGCCATCGAGCTCGTCCGCGACCGGAGCCGGAAAACGCCCTTTCCCGAGGAGACCCGCGTGGCCTGGCGGGTCCGGGAACGCGCCCTCGCGCACGGGGTGATCGTCCGCGGGAGCCGGGACAACGTCATCCTCTGCCCCCCTCTCGACCTCTCCGCTCGGCTCCTCCGGACACTCGTCTCCGCCGTCGACCGGTCGATCCGCGAAGTAGGCCGGGAGTTCGGGTACCGGCTTTGA
- the rpoD gene encoding RNA polymerase sigma factor RpoD, which translates to MATARGKVSDPLPSVDSEELEAKDIPPLDELPEAEGQEEEIEGVMSMLGDIDLDSVESLPEPGLGKEEEEKEEWTEEPEEKSGFAEDTTDPVRMYLQEMGSVPLLTREQEVEIAKRIEQGELQVRNEVLRHPYTLRYLEELTERIKAGEISERELRDEDSEESEETEEGEQAEKPRDKRVIKLLENLRKAVEERTRLAEEQQRRAKLPPRKVAQLERRERTVTKRIDSLLSQLQLGKKHIVAIVDRLKKAERVFDEQHEIVRGHERKLKRSAAEILKLASKVRDDAGAQAVARSLRVGVDTLRTAVEQVREARRRIQEVEREVGMKEEEFRRRLAVIREGETRAQEGKKHLIEANLRLVVSIAKRYTNRGLGFLDLVQEGNIGLMRAVEKFEYQRGYKFSTYATWWIRQSVSRAIADQARTIRIPVHMIETINKVVRSSRYLVQQLGREPTPEEIAAKMEMPLDKVRKVLRIVKEPVSLETPIGDEEESSLGDFVEDRQTVSPADAAVYTSLEEQTRKVLATLTPREEQILRMRFGIGEKSDYTLEEVGQRFSVTRERIRQIEAKALRKLRHPSRARGLEQSGDR; encoded by the coding sequence ATGGCGACCGCTCGAGGAAAGGTTTCGGACCCGTTGCCTTCGGTCGATTCCGAAGAGCTCGAGGCCAAGGACATTCCCCCCCTCGACGAGCTCCCCGAGGCGGAAGGCCAGGAGGAGGAGATCGAAGGAGTGATGTCCATGCTCGGGGACATCGACCTCGATTCCGTCGAGAGCCTGCCCGAGCCGGGGCTCGGAAAGGAAGAAGAAGAAAAAGAAGAGTGGACCGAAGAGCCCGAGGAGAAGTCCGGCTTCGCGGAGGATACGACGGACCCGGTTCGGATGTACCTGCAGGAGATGGGCTCGGTCCCCCTGTTGACCAGGGAGCAGGAGGTCGAGATCGCCAAGCGCATCGAGCAGGGAGAGCTCCAGGTGCGCAACGAGGTTCTGCGTCACCCCTACACCCTGCGCTACCTCGAAGAGCTCACCGAACGCATCAAGGCGGGGGAGATCTCCGAGCGCGAGCTCCGGGACGAGGACAGCGAAGAGTCCGAAGAAACCGAAGAGGGAGAGCAGGCGGAGAAGCCGCGCGACAAGCGTGTCATCAAGCTGCTCGAGAACCTGCGGAAGGCGGTGGAGGAGAGGACCAGGCTCGCCGAAGAGCAACAGCGCCGGGCCAAGCTGCCTCCGCGCAAGGTCGCCCAGCTCGAACGGCGGGAGCGGACCGTCACCAAGCGGATCGACTCGTTGCTCTCGCAGCTCCAGCTCGGCAAAAAGCACATCGTCGCCATCGTCGACCGCCTGAAGAAAGCGGAGCGCGTTTTCGACGAGCAGCACGAGATCGTCCGCGGGCACGAGCGCAAGCTCAAGCGGAGCGCCGCCGAGATTCTCAAGCTCGCCTCCAAAGTACGGGACGACGCAGGAGCGCAGGCCGTGGCGCGCTCCCTGCGCGTCGGGGTGGACACGCTCAGGACGGCGGTCGAGCAGGTACGCGAAGCGCGCAGGAGAATCCAGGAGGTCGAACGCGAAGTCGGGATGAAGGAGGAGGAGTTTCGACGCCGCCTCGCGGTCATCCGGGAGGGGGAGACGAGGGCTCAGGAAGGCAAGAAGCATCTGATCGAGGCGAACCTGCGCCTGGTGGTGAGCATCGCGAAGCGTTACACGAACCGCGGGCTCGGGTTTCTCGACCTCGTGCAGGAGGGGAACATCGGCTTGATGCGGGCCGTCGAGAAGTTCGAGTACCAGCGCGGGTACAAGTTCTCCACGTACGCTACCTGGTGGATCCGGCAGTCCGTGAGCCGCGCGATCGCCGACCAGGCCCGGACGATCCGCATCCCGGTCCACATGATCGAGACGATCAACAAGGTCGTGCGATCTTCCCGCTACCTGGTCCAACAGCTCGGAAGGGAGCCGACTCCGGAGGAGATCGCCGCCAAGATGGAAATGCCGCTCGACAAGGTGCGAAAAGTTCTGCGCATCGTGAAGGAGCCCGTTTCGCTCGAGACCCCGATCGGCGACGAGGAAGAGAGCTCGCTCGGCGACTTCGTGGAAGACCGGCAGACGGTCTCCCCGGCGGACGCGGCGGTTTACACGAGCCTCGAGGAACAAACGCGCAAGGTTCTGGCTACCCTCACGCCCAGGGAGGAGCAGATCCTCCGCATGCGGTTCGGCATCGGGGAGAAGTCCGACTACACCCTCGAGGAAGTCGGGCAGAGGTTTTCCGTCACGAGAGAGCGGATCCGGCAAATCGAGGCCAAGGCGTTGCGCAAGTTGCGCCATCCCAGTCGGGCGCGGGGCCTCGAACAGTCGGGAGACCGGTGA
- the fabG gene encoding 3-ketoacyl-ACP reductase, which produces MRLEGRNALVTGGSRGIGRGIALELAREGANVAVHYRRDEQAARATVAEIESLGSRALAVRADVTDWPAVARMAEEVFRTFGELHIVVANAGVASRVQPLWEVDPEHWHRVLGVNLDGVFYTLKATVGHLVEKRRGVVLLVSSVGADLCAPYGVPYYASKAAVNAITKCLAKECAPAGVRVNCIAPGLVETDMGKRLLSFHGEELLRSIPLGRAGTPEEIGKLAVYLASDDASFVTGKIFRIDGGAYM; this is translated from the coding sequence ATGCGGCTCGAGGGCCGGAATGCCCTGGTGACCGGAGGGTCGCGCGGCATCGGCCGAGGAATCGCTCTGGAGCTCGCCAGGGAAGGGGCGAACGTGGCGGTCCATTACCGCCGTGACGAGCAAGCCGCCCGAGCGACGGTAGCCGAGATCGAAAGTCTCGGGAGCCGCGCCTTGGCGGTCCGAGCGGACGTGACGGACTGGCCCGCCGTGGCACGGATGGCGGAAGAGGTTTTTCGTACCTTCGGTGAGCTCCATATCGTGGTGGCGAACGCCGGGGTGGCTTCCCGCGTCCAACCCCTCTGGGAGGTCGACCCCGAACACTGGCACCGGGTCCTGGGGGTCAACCTGGACGGAGTCTTCTACACGCTCAAGGCGACGGTCGGGCACCTGGTGGAAAAGAGGCGAGGGGTCGTCCTCCTGGTTTCGTCGGTGGGAGCGGACCTCTGCGCCCCGTACGGCGTGCCCTACTACGCGTCCAAGGCGGCCGTCAACGCGATCACGAAGTGCCTGGCCAAAGAGTGCGCGCCGGCCGGCGTTCGCGTGAACTGCATCGCTCCGGGCCTCGTCGAGACCGACATGGGGAAGCGGCTCCTCTCCTTCCACGGCGAGGAGCTGCTCCGGTCGATCCCTCTCGGACGTGCCGGAACGCCCGAGGAGATAGGCAAGCTCGCCGTCTACCTCGCGTCGGACGACGCTTCTTTCGTCACGGGCAAAATCTTCCGCATCGACGGCGGAGCCTACATGTGA
- a CDS encoding D-alanyl-D-alanine carboxypeptidase, translated as MLGLLLVASALASPARAEHALSAALAEGANPGAVFEHLGDGEVLYLVDAEGRPLLDVRSGEPFVPASTIKLFTCFLALEHFGPRHRFRTEFYLDGNELIVRGLGDPFLVTEEIEHIARELARRIPGREIAGLGIDDSYFASDLSIPGRGRSPNPYDAPVSATAVNFNSVAVRRKQGRVTSADPRTPLTASARELALRQKLRGAARISLGTRERALRHAGELLAAELRKAGVRVGNALDSAASAPSGKPLYVHANSRPLAEVCRSMLEFSNNFVANVLFLDVGASLYGPPASLEKARRAARSTIERHPELRGLRVWEGSGLSRENRATARALAALLELFSPYRHLLPRKNGVLAKTGTLRDTATLVGYLPSRTRGMLRFVLALDGSGSERRWRIVESLARTF; from the coding sequence TTGCTCGGCCTCCTTCTCGTGGCGTCGGCTCTCGCGAGCCCGGCACGTGCCGAGCACGCGCTCTCCGCGGCCCTCGCCGAAGGCGCGAACCCGGGCGCCGTTTTCGAGCATCTGGGAGACGGCGAGGTCCTGTATCTGGTCGACGCGGAGGGGAGACCGCTCCTCGACGTGCGGAGCGGGGAGCCCTTCGTTCCCGCCTCCACGATCAAGCTCTTCACGTGTTTTCTCGCGCTCGAGCACTTCGGGCCGCGCCACCGCTTTCGGACGGAGTTCTACCTCGACGGAAACGAGCTGATCGTTCGCGGTCTCGGCGACCCCTTTCTCGTCACCGAAGAAATCGAACACATCGCGCGCGAGCTCGCGCGCCGTATCCCCGGGCGGGAGATCGCGGGCCTCGGCATCGACGACTCCTACTTCGCCTCCGATCTCTCCATTCCAGGTCGCGGGCGTTCCCCCAACCCCTACGACGCACCCGTCTCCGCCACGGCCGTCAATTTCAACAGCGTCGCCGTGCGCCGAAAACAGGGTCGGGTGACTTCCGCCGACCCGAGAACTCCGCTGACCGCCTCCGCACGCGAGCTTGCGCTACGGCAGAAGCTGCGGGGCGCGGCCCGGATCAGTCTCGGGACCCGGGAGCGTGCCCTTCGACACGCAGGCGAACTGCTCGCGGCCGAACTCCGCAAGGCCGGGGTCCGGGTGGGCAACGCCCTCGACAGCGCAGCTTCGGCGCCTTCCGGAAAGCCCCTTTACGTTCACGCCAACTCCCGCCCCCTGGCGGAAGTCTGCCGGTCCATGCTCGAGTTCTCGAACAACTTCGTCGCGAACGTCCTTTTCCTCGACGTCGGCGCGAGTCTCTACGGCCCACCGGCGAGCCTCGAGAAGGCCCGGCGCGCGGCGCGCTCCACGATCGAGCGCCATCCCGAACTCCGCGGCCTCAGGGTGTGGGAAGGCTCGGGACTTTCGCGCGAAAACCGCGCCACAGCCCGGGCACTGGCGGCCCTCCTCGAGCTCTTCTCGCCGTATCGTCACCTGCTGCCGCGAAAAAACGGGGTCCTCGCGAAAACGGGAACGCTCCGCGACACGGCCACGCTCGTGGGATACCTTCCGTCGAGGACACGCGGCATGCTGCGCTTCGTCCTGGCGCTCGACGGAAGCGGAAGCGAGCGACGGTGGAGGATCGTCGAATCGTTGGCCCGGACGTTCTAG
- a CDS encoding amidohydrolase, with the protein MLYSCDDHLDIWTLPKDLWQSRLPSRLRDRGPRVEERDGYEWWVCDGDVLGPSGGKLLGDYSAITRAGIEDDGFRASNPRLRLEDMDRDGIAASVIYGPSLFGLPIRDQELKAACLRAYNDWAEEFNAFAPERLCVLPVLPTHDPRAAVEELERVASRGHRGAIVSPFEFPVGDPAWDCLWAAAEETGLPLSFHIGHGTSRVRAAYLSWEMAAFATVAPMQLDEALACMVFSGALERHPGARLVLAESGVGWLPYFVARMDQTAEKHVPKAQDYKLRSRPSEIFRRQVYATFEEEPLGPRLIPLVGAENCMWASDYPHPDSTFPNSGKAIEEAFAGLDAETIRKVTAENCARLYRFPYPPPES; encoded by the coding sequence ATGCTCTACTCGTGCGACGACCACCTGGACATCTGGACGCTGCCGAAAGACCTCTGGCAGAGCCGCCTCCCCTCGCGCCTCCGGGACCGGGGACCCAGGGTCGAGGAACGGGACGGCTACGAGTGGTGGGTGTGCGACGGGGACGTGCTCGGCCCGAGCGGAGGAAAACTGCTCGGAGACTACAGCGCGATTACGCGGGCCGGTATCGAGGACGACGGCTTTCGGGCGAGCAACCCCCGACTGCGGCTCGAGGACATGGACCGGGACGGGATCGCGGCCTCCGTCATCTACGGCCCGTCGCTTTTCGGCCTTCCGATCCGCGACCAGGAGCTCAAAGCCGCCTGCCTGCGCGCCTACAACGACTGGGCGGAGGAGTTCAACGCCTTCGCTCCGGAGCGCCTCTGCGTTCTCCCCGTGCTTCCCACGCACGACCCGCGCGCCGCCGTCGAGGAGCTCGAACGCGTGGCTTCGCGGGGCCACCGGGGGGCGATCGTGAGCCCCTTCGAGTTCCCGGTCGGGGACCCGGCCTGGGACTGCCTCTGGGCGGCGGCCGAAGAAACGGGTCTTCCCCTGAGTTTCCACATCGGCCACGGAACGTCCCGCGTGCGTGCGGCGTATCTCAGCTGGGAGATGGCCGCTTTCGCGACGGTCGCGCCCATGCAGCTCGACGAAGCGCTGGCGTGCATGGTCTTCAGCGGTGCTCTCGAACGCCATCCCGGCGCGAGACTCGTCCTCGCGGAGTCGGGTGTCGGGTGGCTTCCCTATTTCGTCGCACGGATGGACCAGACAGCCGAAAAGCACGTGCCCAAGGCGCAAGACTACAAACTCCGGAGCCGACCGAGCGAGATTTTCCGGAGGCAAGTCTACGCCACGTTCGAGGAAGAACCGCTCGGGCCGAGGCTCATCCCGCTCGTCGGAGCCGAGAACTGCATGTGGGCTTCCGACTACCCCCATCCGGACAGTACGTTCCCGAACTCGGGTAAAGCCATCGAGGAGGCTTTCGCCGGCCTCGATGCCGAAACGATCCGAAAAGTCACGGCCGAGAACTGCGCGCGGCTCTACCGGTTCCCGTACCCGCCGCCCGAGTCATGA
- a CDS encoding 3-keto-5-aminohexanoate cleavage protein, giving the protein MTSKVPLVVEVALNGVTSKEQNPWVPRTPEEIAADALACVERGASIVHSHADLVSGDPGKVAERYLEAWGPVLERYPEVICYPTVSLGGRAEERFGHIPILAERGAARMGVFDPGSVNLGDLGEDGLPGGSVDFVYRNTFADIRYAAELCRRYRLGPSVSIFEPGFLRVTLAYHRAGHLPPGAFVKLYFGGDYGFFPGTRGSVPFGLPPTARALDAYLEMLSGTGLPWAVAVVGGDVLESGLAARAIELGGHVRVGLEDYGGSRCPRNHELVEEVVRLAEGAGRPVATPKEAAGLLGLPFL; this is encoded by the coding sequence ATGACTTCCAAGGTTCCCCTCGTCGTCGAAGTCGCCCTCAACGGCGTGACTTCGAAAGAGCAGAACCCGTGGGTTCCGCGAACGCCGGAGGAAATCGCCGCCGACGCCCTCGCCTGCGTCGAACGCGGAGCCTCGATCGTCCACAGTCACGCCGACCTCGTCTCGGGCGACCCGGGCAAGGTGGCCGAGCGTTACCTCGAAGCGTGGGGCCCCGTGCTCGAACGATACCCCGAAGTGATTTGCTACCCCACGGTTTCCCTGGGCGGGCGCGCCGAGGAAAGGTTCGGGCACATCCCGATCCTCGCCGAACGGGGCGCCGCGCGCATGGGCGTCTTCGATCCGGGGTCCGTCAACCTCGGAGACCTGGGCGAGGACGGCTTGCCCGGCGGAAGCGTGGACTTCGTCTACCGCAACACCTTCGCCGACATCCGCTACGCGGCCGAGCTCTGCCGCCGTTATCGTCTCGGCCCGAGCGTTTCGATTTTCGAGCCCGGGTTCCTCCGCGTGACCCTCGCCTACCACCGGGCCGGACACCTTCCGCCGGGAGCGTTCGTGAAACTCTACTTCGGCGGCGACTACGGCTTTTTCCCGGGTACGAGGGGTTCCGTGCCGTTCGGCCTTCCGCCGACGGCTCGGGCGCTGGACGCCTATCTCGAGATGCTCTCGGGAACCGGCCTTCCCTGGGCCGTGGCCGTCGTGGGCGGTGACGTTCTCGAAAGCGGCCTCGCCGCCAGGGCGATCGAACTCGGCGGTCACGTTCGGGTGGGGCTCGAGGACTACGGGGGCTCCCGTTGCCCGAGAAACCACGAGCTCGTCGAGGAAGTCGTCCGCCTGGCCGAAGGAGCCGGACGCCCGGTGGCGACCCCGAAAGAGGCGGCAGGGTTACTCGGGCTCCCGTTCCTCTGA